CATCCTATATTCCTATTCCTATATCAAATTCTGCAGAGTCTCCTCtcttcatctctctctctctctctcgttctTCTTGCAATGGATCGGACACAAATTCTTCTCGTTGGGTTaccaatcttcctcttcttctccgaTGTCTTTAACCTTTTCGCTCCTGCGCCACCTCCCAAACCAACCCATCACCACCGTCACCATCCCATTCCTCAGCCTCAACCGCATCTTCAGAAACCCCTTGACTTCCCTGCGCAGGTTTTTTCACATCCTTCAATTACCCACTTCAAAagtttcaattttgtttttgggtcttaTGCTGGTTTCCTTTTTCCCTCTATTTTGCTTATCTGGTTGTGTGATATGTTTTGTATCAATGCAGAAACAGAGTGGGATTGGTCCAATTGGGGTTGGCAATACTGTCAACATTGACTTCTGCACTTCCTGCTCTTACAAGTTTGTCCAATTTCTTGCTACTTTAATTATTGATCTAATTCTTTAATTAAGTTTAGGGCTTCTGATTTAATGTATGTGGTTCTAGTTGGAACAATAATGAATGTATTATTATCATTTATGATTAATATTACTATTATTTTGGGGACTGGGGTCTAGTTATTGCTATTGAAGAACAATTGATGAAGAAATATAAACAAAAGCTAAATCAGATGATGGAAAAGTTACTTGTGTGGCTGCTCATTTAAACAAACTCATGCATTTTTCAATGGTTAGGGTTAATTATTTGTTAGAGTCATAATATCTATTCTAGTTATCTACCTTAGTTAGGTTAGACTATTTGAGTCACTGAAGGGCTATtttaggttttaaattgcggtcgtGGTAATGGTCGCAGTCGCATCACGGTTGTCTTGCGGTCCTTCTTATTGCAGAAAATTGTGGACAAATGTGGTTGTTGCGGCTGAAATCACAGTCGGTTTTGGAAACCTCCAAAACCAAGATGTCGCAGCCGAAATCACCTTTTGTTTTCCGCCGCAGAGTTAGATCtaaaacttatttttattaataaatggAAAATATGTTTTGTTTTCCTTCTAACATCTTTGAAGTATATTCAGATTCTCCCTTTTTATTTTGTGACATTGTATGTTTTGGTAAATTTGTCGACTCCTCAATTAGTCCTGTTTAAAGTTTTGATTTTAGACTCCAGAAAGTTATATGTAGTTTTagtaaatcttaatctttcctAAACAGAGTGAGTATTCAGTTAATGTTATTGCCTTATTGGTAACTAGTAAATTTGCAGAAACTTGAGTACACTTTGCCTTTTCTAGttgcatttaatgcattatGTGTAATTTGTATGGTTTTTTATGCAGGGGAAATGCGGTAACAGTTAAAAACATGCTCGAATCTGTATTCCCGGGGATTAATGTTGTTTTGGCTAACTATCCACCTCCACTTCCGAAACGTGTTCTCAGCAAAATAATTCCAGTGGTGCAAACAGGAATTGTTGTGAGTATAGTTGCAGGTGACCAGATATTCCCCAGATTGGGATTTGTACCACCACCATGGTACTATTCCTTGCGCGCCAATAAGTTTAGAAGCATTGCAAGCACTTGGCTTTTTGCGAATTTCATTCAATCCTTCCTTCAAAGTTCTGGTGCTTTTGAAGTATATTGCAATGGTGAATTGGTAAGTCCTTAGCTAGTGCTTGGTGTCCCTTATTGATGATGATTTTTACATCTATAACTGCTAGGAGGAAACTCTGTAACATACTGTTCATGAAAAGACCCTAAGAACAAAGTAAGTAGGTCAAATACACAACTATGCCTTAGGATTTCTCAGCAACTGAACCTATTTTATTAGGTATAGAGGAGGAGACCCTTATATAGTTGAGGTCTCCCTAGATTACAATTAGTGCAATGAAGAGAATCAAGCAATTACATAATGGGTGGGTGGGAGGGGGCATCAAGCGATTACATTAATATGAGAACCAGAGATTTCCGGGTCTTAATAATGAGGCAAGGGGGATTGGACCTAGACGCCTTTCTTTGTGGGTGGCTGACTCATGCCAGCGCGTACTTAGTTAGCCTGCTAAGATTCCGGTGCGGTATTACTGACTTGGTCAGCCTAATACCTTAACAGTCCCCAACCCTCCAAGGCTTGGAGTCAAGAAAGTCTTGATGACAAGGCCTTGCAATCCAGCCCAAAAGTGGTTTCATCTTGGGCCGTGTTGGGTTGTGTTGTCCAGCCCCCGTAGGTCCACTTATAAAGTCATTTGGATCTATTGAAGCATTTAGCTTCAGAGCACGTTGCACTTGTGTTTTACCTTTGACATTTGAATACTTTTAATGACTCCATGATGATCATCTTGTTGCTTTGGACGTCATAGGTGTTTTCCAAGCTGAAGGAGAACAGGTTCCCTGGTGAAATTGAGTTGAAAGATCTCGTGGAAAGAAGATTAGCTAATacaagattcttcaatagtgtTGAAGGTGCTTCAAGCGCTAGAACCGTCATATAGCTTATTGGCAATTAGATTCTGACAAAGATAGCTGACAAGAATTCAAGTAGAAGAAATGAATGATACAgaaatcaaaattttatttaGTGTTTATGTAATGTTTTATGTGCACTGATCAAACATTGGTTTTACCAAGCCCTTCACTTTTGAAGCCTCTCTTTCCATAGAAATTTGTTCTCATAGAAATAAAATTCCTCTATTTACGAACATGAACAGTGGTTGTACTGAGGTTAAAAGGCAAATGTTTAACTTAGTAACACCTCTGAGTTCAGATGGAATCACTGGTACAAACAGTTGTACAGTTTCtgtaagtttatgaaggatcgGATTTTCGTAAAGTAATGTAATACTACTCAAAGGAAACCACTGCATATTCTCatgaaaacaacaaaaacataATTTCAGTAGAGTTTATATACTGATATCAATGGAACACAACACCCACGCACACAATGTAAGAGAGAGGAAGGAAGAGTTATAGAGGCTAGCACAATTTGAAAGGCTTGATTCATAGATACTACAACTTATATTCACGCCTGTTTCTCTACTATCTCATTTCTACTTAATTTTACTAGCTATCTCTCTTATTTTCTAATCATATCACACATATTATTTCTCTCTTGCATAGttgtatttctatctctctccaaGGTAGAGAGGCTTAAGGAACATTTTCCTTCTTACTATGGGCGTATACTACCTGGCCTTTCATAGTGAACATTTTACAATATTACATAGTAGAAGGAGGAGCTGTATCAAATTGTATAGTATATCATTGCGGCTAGTTACACATTGCATCAATGCTTTGCTGCCACCTTGATTTAAACTACCGACATATACCTCATCTGATGagcattaattaatatatagttCGATTCCAATTTCCAGTTCAATCGATCTCAGCTTTACCACAGTTAAATGATGAGCTGTCAAGAGTAGCTTTCTATGACAGAAATAATTAATTGTTCGTTATC
This portion of the Lotus japonicus ecotype B-129 chromosome 3, LjGifu_v1.2 genome encodes:
- the LOC130748796 gene encoding selT-like protein, encoding MDRTQILLVGLPIFLFFSDVFNLFAPAPPPKPTHHHRHHPIPQPQPHLQKPLDFPAQKQSGIGPIGVGNTVNIDFCTSCSYKGNAVTVKNMLESVFPGINVVLANYPPPLPKRVLSKIIPVVQTGIVVSIVAGDQIFPRLGFVPPPWYYSLRANKFRSIASTWLFANFIQSFLQSSGAFEVYCNGELVFSKLKENRFPGEIELKDLVERRLANTRFFNSVEGASSARTVI